A single Methanolobus sp. ZRKC5 DNA region contains:
- a CDS encoding HAD family hydrolase produces the protein MKKRVAVVFDSAGTLLHMYRVAKEMSTGSILEDIQTTLLVAEKANQALVVIRTCFDDIRRCDPDMELHDFIDQYDIDLGISCSSSPFRLDDVYGIIKENQTKVSDLSDVVSLVKGRCPNVFYIAAGLIVDSRENLVPYVLSTGGQMYSKTSVAIKLLKELGTDIYIASGDDAQNLKGLASSLDIPMRDVFAVATTHDKETIVENLKINYDFVVMVGDGMNDILALKAADVGILSLQQGDERPPVLVDAADIIIGNIIDVVDIVKNMGGHATL, from the coding sequence ATGAAAAAACGTGTTGCTGTTGTCTTCGATAGTGCCGGGACACTGTTGCATATGTATCGTGTTGCAAAGGAAATGAGCACCGGTTCTATTCTTGAAGATATACAGACCACACTTCTTGTGGCTGAGAAGGCCAATCAGGCACTTGTCGTTATACGCACATGCTTTGATGATATCAGACGGTGTGATCCTGATATGGAGCTGCATGATTTTATTGACCAATATGATATCGACCTTGGTATAAGTTGCTCAAGCAGTCCTTTCAGGCTGGATGATGTATACGGTATAATAAAGGAGAACCAAACGAAGGTAAGTGATCTTAGTGATGTGGTCTCTCTTGTAAAAGGTCGTTGTCCAAATGTGTTTTACATTGCAGCAGGGCTTATTGTGGATTCTCGGGAAAATCTGGTACCTTATGTTCTTAGCACTGGTGGGCAGATGTATTCCAAAACATCTGTGGCAATCAAACTCCTGAAGGAACTTGGTACTGATATTTACATCGCTTCGGGGGACGATGCGCAGAACCTCAAAGGACTTGCCTCATCTCTGGATATTCCCATGCGGGATGTTTTTGCAGTTGCCACAACGCACGACAAAGAAACAATTGTTGAAAATCTTAAGATAAACTATGATTTTGTAGTTATGGTGGGGGATGGAATGAATGATATTCTTGCTTTAAAGGCAGCTGATGTGGGTATTCTCTCATTACAACAAGGAGATGAAAGGCCGCCGGTCCTTGTGGATGCAGCGGATATTATCATAGGCAATATAATCGATGTGGTTGACATTGTAAAAAACATGGGCGGGCATGCAACATTATAA
- a CDS encoding methylated-DNA--[protein]-cysteine S-methyltransferase, producing the protein MTKMRDKTVFQAILRYFGGENIDFSDYELDLYELTEFQRKVLEEVRKIPYGETVTYQELACRIGNEGAARAVGGAVAKNPYPIIIPCHRVVSSSGIGGFCGETCGEKVELKKKMLKMEDDYKEKESLY; encoded by the coding sequence ATGACAAAAATGAGAGATAAAACAGTATTCCAGGCAATATTGAGGTATTTTGGTGGCGAAAATATCGACTTCTCAGATTATGAGCTTGACCTCTATGAACTTACGGAATTCCAGCGCAAGGTCCTGGAGGAAGTAAGAAAGATACCTTATGGCGAAACAGTAACTTATCAGGAACTTGCCTGCAGAATCGGAAACGAAGGTGCTGCCAGGGCTGTTGGTGGTGCAGTTGCCAAAAATCCATATCCTATAATCATACCCTGTCACCGTGTAGTATCATCTTCAGGAATAGGCGGTTTTTGTGGAGAGACCTGCGGCGAAAAGGTTGAGCTGAAGAAGAAGATGCTAAAGATGGAAGATGATTATAAAGAAAAAGAAAGTTTATATTAA
- a CDS encoding matrixin family metalloprotease translates to MTNMQAATIFRITAMTKMNRIIIVLIIFIALAFVSESFNNSDTEIVILNPDPWNHSPITVYIDDSEIPEHYSPSYRTDVENALEYWESGGNGQLDYQPVFEIVDVDNADILIMWVENLEKDAGVENGVAGFTRPYVVNGKFERADIVLETGNYKGYSWVQYGDSTMKDIATHELGHALGLGHSNDRNDIMFPTYDIKQDVNPLLLHSTWPLLLLMVIIAILVVSYHGTGWLHYKKKRKELEKEVFTNDKNER, encoded by the coding sequence ATGACTAATATGCAAGCAGCAACAATTTTCAGGATAACTGCCATGACGAAAATGAACCGGATAATAATTGTCCTGATAATATTTATTGCACTGGCTTTTGTCTCAGAGAGTTTTAACAATTCGGATACAGAGATAGTTATATTGAACCCTGATCCTTGGAATCACAGTCCAATCACCGTTTATATTGACGACAGCGAGATTCCTGAGCATTACAGCCCAAGTTACAGGACAGATGTGGAGAATGCATTGGAATACTGGGAAAGCGGTGGAAACGGACAGCTGGACTACCAGCCTGTTTTTGAGATCGTTGATGTTGACAATGCTGATATACTGATAATGTGGGTAGAGAATCTCGAAAAGGATGCAGGGGTTGAGAATGGTGTTGCCGGGTTTACAAGACCATATGTGGTGAATGGCAAGTTTGAGCGTGCTGATATCGTACTGGAAACCGGAAATTACAAAGGATATTCATGGGTCCAATACGGAGACAGCACCATGAAAGATATAGCAACACATGAACTGGGCCACGCACTTGGACTTGGGCACAGTAATGATAGAAATGATATCATGTTCCCTACCTATGACATCAAGCAGGATGTCAACCCTCTGCTACTCCATTCCACATGGCCTCTGCTTCTGCTGATGGTAATTATCGCCATTCTTGTAGTCTCATACCACGGAACCGGATGGCTTCACTACAAGAAAAAGAGAAAAGAGCTCGAGAAGGAGGTTTTCACCAATGACAAAAATGAGAGATAA